The following proteins are encoded in a genomic region of Salvelinus namaycush isolate Seneca chromosome 12, SaNama_1.0, whole genome shotgun sequence:
- the LOC120056418 gene encoding thymosin beta-11-like: MSDKPNMREISSFDKTKLKKTETRVKNPLPTKETIDEERKREPSH; this comes from the exons ATGTCTGACAAACCCAACATGAGGGAAATCTCCAGCTTTGACAAGACTAAGCTGAAGAAGACGGAGACCAGAGTGAAGAACCCATTGCCAACCAAAGAAA CAATCGATGAAGAGAGGAAGCGAGAGCCATCGCATTGA